A genomic stretch from Argiope bruennichi chromosome 2, qqArgBrue1.1, whole genome shotgun sequence includes:
- the LOC129991237 gene encoding RING finger protein 145-like isoform X1, with the protein MEAAVGVIMRVPGLFIIDYWWQHDRYKSLPHSMELGEILNCVITNLVLLHGFLLLLLPLRHVQALYTHFVSGALIFSCHIVSSYYIDVETNKIVTAEDDPFFLRRQVAMFIFHGCLGGLISFLLKGPWLFVTPVFAVYIIPVIARLANLPVDTLPFFQNFCDAVTGFNVLLYITYQIPTIVDCAKLAYMDALTVTEVHGLGTLFILLWNKLFVPTHFALFWLIEFFVKLIGSIYQVERLAWGDEWYLILLTTISSICASPVTLVATSVTVSYLSFFILCSTRAYLQGFSAFFHDNPMHSGWTEGLTLILLSFQTGLMEMKMPARMAVMTIILFIVLSSLLQSMLEIAEPVVLALSASRSRSLWRHFRALSLCFALLVFPLYLTRVLSAVFPIDFWMMVVLSSCTLTSVQVLDLLVVHSLFLYDSVRFEPWENLDDIVYYTRAVTKVLEFFVAIFVVGMGLWESTSGKWNLVNASILLIHCYFNVWQRLQTGWRSFLLRREAAKKAKSLPSATEEQLSQLDDVCSICFGSMRAACVTPCQHYFHRTCLRKWLYVQDKCPLCHSVVTLHPNEDTDLAQDEQRTGERYAAAAQ; encoded by the exons ATGGAGGCAGCTGTTGGTGTTATCATGAGAGTTCCAGGATTGTTCATCATTGATTACTGGTGGCAGCATGATCGCTATAAGTCGTTACCTCATTCTATGGAATTGGGAGAAATTTTGAATTGTGTTATCACTAATTTAG TACTTCTTCATGGTTTTCTTCTATTATTGCTACCATTGCGACACGTACAGGCCTTATATACACATTTTGTAAGTGGAGCTCTTATATTTAGCTGCCATATTGTCTCCAGCTACTATATTGACGTGGAAACAAACAAGATTGTGACTGCTGAAGACGATCCATTCTTTTTAAGACGACAAGTAGCTATGTTCATATTTCATGGATGTCTTGGAGGTCTTATCTCTTTCCTGTTGAAAGGCCCATGGCTATTTGTTACGCCAGTATTTGCGGTGTATATAATACCTGTAATTGCGCGGTTGGCAAACTTGCCGGTGGATACGCttcctttttttcaaaacttttgtgaTGCCGTTACAGGATTCAACGTACTTCTTTATATTACTTACCAGATCCCAACTATTGTGGATTGTGCCAAATTAGCTTACATGGATGCTCTTACTGTCACAGAAGTACATGGATTAGGGACATTGTTCATTCTGTTATGGAATAAACTATTTGTCCCTACCCATTTTGCCTTATTCTGGTTGATAGAATTCTTTGTGAAGCTTATTGGAAGCATTTATCAAGTTGAAAGATTGGCTTGGGGTGATGAATGGTATTTAATATTGTTGACTACCATCAGTTCCATTTGTGCTAGTCCTGTTACCCTTGTTGCCACTTCTGTCACTGTATCTTACTTATCCTTTTTTATCCTATGCTCTACGCGGGCATACCTTCAAGGGTTTTCCGCATTCTTCCATGATAACCCAATGCATAGTGGTTGGACTGAAGGCTTAACACTTATCCTGCTATCATTCCAGACAGGATTGATGGAAATGAAGATGCCAGCCCGAATGGCAGTGATGACAATCATTCTATTCATTGTCCTCTCTTCCTTGCTGCAGTCTATGCTAGAAATAGCTGAACCCGTGGTTCTGGCCTTGAGTGCATCAAGGAGTCGGAGCCTGTGGCGACATTTCAGAGCTTTGAGTTTGTGTTTCGCTTTGTTGGTCTTCCCTCTGTACTTAACGCGAGTGCTTTCAGCTGTATTTCCTATTGACTTTTGGATGATGGTGGTTCTCTCCAGCTGCACGCTGACATCTGTCCAAGTTCTCGACCTTTTAGTTGTGCATTCCTTATTTCTGTATGACTCAGTACGATTTGAGCCATGGGAGAACTTGGATGACATCGTATATTACACTAGAGCAGTCACgaaagttttggaatttttcgTTGCCATTTTTGTCGTCGGCATGGGACTGTGGGAATCAACTTCTGGCAAGTGGAACTTGGTGAATGCTTCGATTCTGTTGATTCACTGTTACTTCAATGTTTGGCAACGTTTACAAACTGGTTGGAGAAGCTTTCTACTTAGGAGAGAGGCAGCCAAAAAGGCGAAGTCACTACCCTCTGCCACAGAGGAACAGCTCTCTCAACTAGATGATGTATGCTCTATCTGCTTCGGCAGCATGAGAGCTGCATGTGTTACGCCTTGTCAACACTACTTTCATCGGACTTGCTTGCGGAAGTGGCTTTACGTGCAAGACAAATGCCCTCTTTGTCACAGTGTGGTTACTTTACATCCTAATGAAGACACTGATTTAGCTCAAGATGAACAAAGAACAGGTGAAAGATATGCTGCTGCTGCTCAGTGA
- the LOC129991237 gene encoding RING finger protein 145-like isoform X2 has translation MFIFHGCLGGLISFLLKGPWLFVTPVFAVYIIPVIARLANLPVDTLPFFQNFCDAVTGFNVLLYITYQIPTIVDCAKLAYMDALTVTEVHGLGTLFILLWNKLFVPTHFALFWLIEFFVKLIGSIYQVERLAWGDEWYLILLTTISSICASPVTLVATSVTVSYLSFFILCSTRAYLQGFSAFFHDNPMHSGWTEGLTLILLSFQTGLMEMKMPARMAVMTIILFIVLSSLLQSMLEIAEPVVLALSASRSRSLWRHFRALSLCFALLVFPLYLTRVLSAVFPIDFWMMVVLSSCTLTSVQVLDLLVVHSLFLYDSVRFEPWENLDDIVYYTRAVTKVLEFFVAIFVVGMGLWESTSGKWNLVNASILLIHCYFNVWQRLQTGWRSFLLRREAAKKAKSLPSATEEQLSQLDDVCSICFGSMRAACVTPCQHYFHRTCLRKWLYVQDKCPLCHSVVTLHPNEDTDLAQDEQRTGERYAAAAQ, from the coding sequence ATGTTCATATTTCATGGATGTCTTGGAGGTCTTATCTCTTTCCTGTTGAAAGGCCCATGGCTATTTGTTACGCCAGTATTTGCGGTGTATATAATACCTGTAATTGCGCGGTTGGCAAACTTGCCGGTGGATACGCttcctttttttcaaaacttttgtgaTGCCGTTACAGGATTCAACGTACTTCTTTATATTACTTACCAGATCCCAACTATTGTGGATTGTGCCAAATTAGCTTACATGGATGCTCTTACTGTCACAGAAGTACATGGATTAGGGACATTGTTCATTCTGTTATGGAATAAACTATTTGTCCCTACCCATTTTGCCTTATTCTGGTTGATAGAATTCTTTGTGAAGCTTATTGGAAGCATTTATCAAGTTGAAAGATTGGCTTGGGGTGATGAATGGTATTTAATATTGTTGACTACCATCAGTTCCATTTGTGCTAGTCCTGTTACCCTTGTTGCCACTTCTGTCACTGTATCTTACTTATCCTTTTTTATCCTATGCTCTACGCGGGCATACCTTCAAGGGTTTTCCGCATTCTTCCATGATAACCCAATGCATAGTGGTTGGACTGAAGGCTTAACACTTATCCTGCTATCATTCCAGACAGGATTGATGGAAATGAAGATGCCAGCCCGAATGGCAGTGATGACAATCATTCTATTCATTGTCCTCTCTTCCTTGCTGCAGTCTATGCTAGAAATAGCTGAACCCGTGGTTCTGGCCTTGAGTGCATCAAGGAGTCGGAGCCTGTGGCGACATTTCAGAGCTTTGAGTTTGTGTTTCGCTTTGTTGGTCTTCCCTCTGTACTTAACGCGAGTGCTTTCAGCTGTATTTCCTATTGACTTTTGGATGATGGTGGTTCTCTCCAGCTGCACGCTGACATCTGTCCAAGTTCTCGACCTTTTAGTTGTGCATTCCTTATTTCTGTATGACTCAGTACGATTTGAGCCATGGGAGAACTTGGATGACATCGTATATTACACTAGAGCAGTCACgaaagttttggaatttttcgTTGCCATTTTTGTCGTCGGCATGGGACTGTGGGAATCAACTTCTGGCAAGTGGAACTTGGTGAATGCTTCGATTCTGTTGATTCACTGTTACTTCAATGTTTGGCAACGTTTACAAACTGGTTGGAGAAGCTTTCTACTTAGGAGAGAGGCAGCCAAAAAGGCGAAGTCACTACCCTCTGCCACAGAGGAACAGCTCTCTCAACTAGATGATGTATGCTCTATCTGCTTCGGCAGCATGAGAGCTGCATGTGTTACGCCTTGTCAACACTACTTTCATCGGACTTGCTTGCGGAAGTGGCTTTACGTGCAAGACAAATGCCCTCTTTGTCACAGTGTGGTTACTTTACATCCTAATGAAGACACTGATTTAGCTCAAGATGAACAAAGAACAGGTGAAAGATATGCTGCTGCTGCTCAGTGA